A segment of the Parasphingopyxis algicola genome:
GAGCGCGAACTGATGGAGCGCGGCTTCAACACCCGCGCACGTGTCGAATCCTTCGAAAACCAATTGTCCGACGCGCGGGCGCGGCTGAATGCCGCCCGGGCCGCGCAGATGGACGCCCGCGCTGCCGTCGGCAGCGCGGGCAGCCGCAGCGCGCGTTCCGAATTTCCCGCCGTCGCTGCCGCGATCGCTCGGCGCGAAGAGGCCCAGCTCAACCTCGAGCGCACGGTCGTCCGCGCGCCGGTGAGCGGCACGATCAGCGAGGTCGACCGGCTCCAGATCGGTCAGATGGCGAGTCCGGGAACCGCAGTCGTGAGCATCGTCGCGCGCAACGAGACCTGGATAGAGGCGAACTTCAAGGAAACCGATCTCGACCGGATGCGGGTCGGCCAGCCCGCCCGGATCACCTTCGACGCCTATCCCGATCTTGTCGTGCCGGGCCGGGTCGGCAGCATCGGCGCGGGCACCGGCGCCGAATTCTCGATCCTCCCCCCGCAAAATGCCACCGGAAACTGGGTGAAGGTCACCCAGCGTGTGCCCGTGCGCATCGAGATCGAGGGCACGCCAGCGCGGCAGATGATCACCGGCCTCAGCGCCGATGTCCGCGTCGATATCCGCGACGATGGCGAGCGCTAAGTCGCACAAGATAATTCCGTTCGGGCTGAGCTTGTCGAAGCCCTGCCTTTCTGTCCTTTGGCATGGAAGGAGTAAGGACAGCCCTTCGACAAGCTCAGGGCAAGCGGTAGGGGAATGGAATGGCTAGCGCCGCCTCCGATAAGCAAGCTGCGCCCGACGGCGACGCCCTTCTCCCGGTCCGTTACAAGGGGCTTCTGACCTTCGCCATCATGATGGCGATGATGATGCAGATCCTCGATACGACGATCGCCAATGTCGCTCTCCCGCACATGCAGACGAGCCTCGGCGCGACGATCGACACGATCGCCTGGGTTCTGACCAGCTATATCGTGGCGACGGCGGTGGCGATCCCGATCACCGGCTGGCTCGCCGACCGGATCGGATCGCGCAACCTGTTCCTCTGGGCGGTCGCCTTTTTCATCGTGACCTCGATGTTGTGCGGCGCGGCGACCAGCCTCGAACAGATGGTCACCTTCCGCATCATGCAGGGGATCGCAGCGGCCTTTATCGGCCCGATCTCGCAGACCGCGATGCTCGATATCAACCCGTCGCACAAGCATGGCCAGGCTATGGCGATCTGGAGCCTCGGCGCAGTGTTGGGGCCGATCCTGGGCCCGCTGATCGGCGGCTATATAACCGAATATTACAACTGGCGCTGGGTGTTCTACGTCAACCTGCCGATCGGCACGCTGATCCTCGTCATGCTCTGGTTCCTGTTGCCGAGCCGCCCGATCAGCCGGCGCGGCTTCGACCTGTTCGGTTTTTCGATGTTCGCGCTGGGCCTCGCGGCGCTCCAGCTCGTGCTCGATCGCGGCCAACAGCTCGATTGGCTCGACAGCACCTCGATCTGGATCGGCATCGGCTGCATCATCATCGGCTTCTGGGTGTTCATCGTCCATATGCTAACCGGTAAAAACACGCTGCTGACCCCAGCCATCTTCACCGACCGCAACCTGGTCGGCTCACTGATATTCGTCGCTTTTGTCGGCGTCGTGGTGTTCGCGATCATCGCGCTGATCGCGCCGATGCTGCAGGGCGTGCTCGACTATCCGGTGATCACCGCGGGTTACCTGCTGGCGCCGCGGGGACTCGGCGTGATCGTCGCCATGGGCGTCGCCGCGCGGCTGATGAACGTGATGGATGCGCGGATCATCCTCGCCGTCGGCTGGGCGATCACGGCCTGGTCCTGCTACATGATGACGCACTGGATGATCGGCATGGACTCCGGCCCGATCATCACCGTGGGCGTGATCCAGGGGCTCGGCATCGGCTTCATCTTCGTGCCGCTCAACGTCATCGCTTTCGCCACCCTGCCGGTCAGCCTGCGACCCGAGGGCGCGGCACTGATGAACCTGCTGCGCAATGTCGGCGCGTCGATCGGTATTTCGATCACCGCGAGCAATGTCGCGCGCAACCTGCAGATCAGCCATGCCGATCTCGGCGAGCATATCACCCCTTCAACGGTGCCATCTCTCCGCCTCGAACGGCTGAACCTTCCCGCAGAACAGGTCGCGGCCCTGCTCGATAACGAGATCAACCGCCAGGCGCTGATGATCGGCTATATCAACAATTTCTGGCTGATCATGTGGGGCTGCATCATCGCAGTCCCCGCCTCGATGCTGCTCAAGAAGCTGCCCAAGACCGGCACCGCTAGCGTAGACGAAGCGGACCCGGACCGCGAACCGCAACCGGCCGAATAGCTACGCCGCTTTTTGCAAATGCCGCCGGCCGAGCAGCTCGGCGACCTGGACGGCATTGAGCGCCGCGCCCTTGCGCAGATTGTCCGAAACGCACCAGAGGACCAGCCCGTTCTCGACTGTCGGGTCTTCGCGGACACGGCTGATGAAGGTTGCGCCGTCGCCGACGCATTCGACCGGCGTCACATAGCCGCCATCCTCGCGCTTATCGACGAGCATGATGCCCGGCGCCTCGCGCAGGATATTCTGGGCCTCTTCGGCCGACAACTCGTTTTCAAACTCGATATTGATCGCCTCGCTATGCCCGACGAACACCGGTACGCGGACACATGTCGCGCTCAGCTTGATCTTCGGATCGAGGATCTTTTTCGTCTCGACGACCATCTTCCATTCTTCCTTGGTCGAACCGTCGTCCAGGAAGGCGTCGATATGCGGGATCACGTTGAAGGCGATCTGCTTGGTGAACTTCTTCGCTTCGGCCTGGTCGCCGACGAAGATGTCGCGCGACTGGTTGAAGAGCTCGTCCATGCCGTCCTTGCCCGCGCCAGATACCGACTGATAGGTCGAGACCACGACGCGCTTGATCGTCGCGGCGTCATGCAGCGGCTTCAGAGCGACGACCATCTGGGCGGTCGAGCAATTGGGGTTGGCGATGATATTCTTCGCGAGATAACCGTCGATCGCCTCGGGATTCACCTCGGGCACGATCAGCGGGACGTCCGGGTCCATTCGGAAAAGCGAGCTATTGTCGATCACCGTGCAACCGGCCTCGGCCGCCTTGGGCGCATATTCTTTCGCCGGGCCCGATCCCGCCGCGAACAGCGCAATATCCCAGCCGGAAAAATCGAAATGCTCGATATTGCGGCATTTGAGCATCGTGCCGGTTTCGCCGAATTCGACTTCGACGCCCTGCGACCGCGGCGAGGCGACGGCCGCAACCTCGTCCGCCGGAAATTCGCGCTCGGCGAGGCAGGCGAGCATTTCGCGCCCGACATTCCCCGTCGCTCCGACTACCGCTACCCGATAACCCATGGTGTTATTCCTCTGTTCGAGCGTGGGGAACTAGCGCGACTTCGGGCATTCGCCAAGACAAACATTGTTGCGGTGCAATAAATTTGGCTTTCCGTAGCGTCATTGCGTGATCGCGTCGATCGGAGTACCCTTTGGACCATCGAAATCCGGGGGCCGCAAACGGCAGGCGTTTCTGCCGACGGAGATCGCTATGTCCCAGGAAGCCTCGCTCGACACCACGCCGGCCACCGTTCCCCTGCCCGTGCGAACGATCACCGCCGTCGATCTGAACGAAAGTCTGGCCGCAGGTTATGCGGATTTCAAAGCGAAACGCGGCGATCTGATCTTCGTCGGGCTGCTCTATCCGCTCGTCGGCGCCGTCGCTTCGGTCGTGATGACCGGCAGCGACATATCGATGCTCTTTCCGCTCTTCGCGGGCCTCTCGCTGCTCGGCCCGCTCGTCGCGACCGGTTTCTACGAACTGGCGAAACGGCGCGAAGCCGGCCGGGATTCGAGCTGGTGGCATTTCTTCGGCGTTCTGAAAAACCGGTCGATCCTGTCGATCGCCGCGGTTGGTGTCGGGCTGCTGGCCATCTTCGGCGCCTGGCTGGCAGCGGCGGCGCTGATCTACACCTTCTTCTTCGGACTGCAGCCGCCGGGGACCGCCGCCAATTTCGCCGAGATGGTCCTGACGACCCAGGCCGGCTGGGGCATGATCGTCGTCGGCAACCTTGTCGGCCTC
Coding sequences within it:
- a CDS encoding DHA2 family efflux MFS transporter permease subunit, whose protein sequence is MASAASDKQAAPDGDALLPVRYKGLLTFAIMMAMMMQILDTTIANVALPHMQTSLGATIDTIAWVLTSYIVATAVAIPITGWLADRIGSRNLFLWAVAFFIVTSMLCGAATSLEQMVTFRIMQGIAAAFIGPISQTAMLDINPSHKHGQAMAIWSLGAVLGPILGPLIGGYITEYYNWRWVFYVNLPIGTLILVMLWFLLPSRPISRRGFDLFGFSMFALGLAALQLVLDRGQQLDWLDSTSIWIGIGCIIIGFWVFIVHMLTGKNTLLTPAIFTDRNLVGSLIFVAFVGVVVFAIIALIAPMLQGVLDYPVITAGYLLAPRGLGVIVAMGVAARLMNVMDARIILAVGWAITAWSCYMMTHWMIGMDSGPIITVGVIQGLGIGFIFVPLNVIAFATLPVSLRPEGAALMNLLRNVGASIGISITASNVARNLQISHADLGEHITPSTVPSLRLERLNLPAEQVAALLDNEINRQALMIGYINNFWLIMWGCIIAVPASMLLKKLPKTGTASVDEADPDREPQPAE
- a CDS encoding DUF2189 domain-containing protein; the protein is MSQEASLDTTPATVPLPVRTITAVDLNESLAAGYADFKAKRGDLIFVGLLYPLVGAVASVVMTGSDISMLFPLFAGLSLLGPLVATGFYELAKRREAGRDSSWWHFFGVLKNRSILSIAAVGVGLLAIFGAWLAAAALIYTFFFGLQPPGTAANFAEMVLTTQAGWGMIVVGNLVGLLFAIVVLAVSVVSLPLLVDRKVSAERAVATSLAAFRRNPAVLLRWGVTVGLILTVAAIPLLIGLAVALPVLGYATWHLYTRLVDRDELARMGR
- a CDS encoding aspartate-semialdehyde dehydrogenase → MGYRVAVVGATGNVGREMLACLAEREFPADEVAAVASPRSQGVEVEFGETGTMLKCRNIEHFDFSGWDIALFAAGSGPAKEYAPKAAEAGCTVIDNSSLFRMDPDVPLIVPEVNPEAIDGYLAKNIIANPNCSTAQMVVALKPLHDAATIKRVVVSTYQSVSGAGKDGMDELFNQSRDIFVGDQAEAKKFTKQIAFNVIPHIDAFLDDGSTKEEWKMVVETKKILDPKIKLSATCVRVPVFVGHSEAINIEFENELSAEEAQNILREAPGIMLVDKREDGGYVTPVECVGDGATFISRVREDPTVENGLVLWCVSDNLRKGAALNAVQVAELLGRRHLQKAA
- a CDS encoding HlyD family secretion protein → MAEQGTAERKRSPVRLIAMLIVPALVIGIGAYWYITSGRYVSTDNAYVQQDIVEISPEVGGRIVAVLVEENEQVEAGDILFRIDPEPYRIAVQQAEADISDARLALSQAETAVSTSGVDISTAQANVEFARRNLARERELMERGFNTRARVESFENQLSDARARLNAARAAQMDARAAVGSAGSRSARSEFPAVAAAIARREEAQLNLERTVVRAPVSGTISEVDRLQIGQMASPGTAVVSIVARNETWIEANFKETDLDRMRVGQPARITFDAYPDLVVPGRVGSIGAGTGAEFSILPPQNATGNWVKVTQRVPVRIEIEGTPARQMITGLSADVRVDIRDDGER